A single region of the Nocardioides sp. W7 genome encodes:
- a CDS encoding SDR family oxidoreductase: MAFTIDLTDQVVLVTGGARGVGEGIVRTYLAAGAHVEICGRSTPESLSEVEGRSSHFTAVDVRESDQVSAWIEDIVSRRGRIDVVVNNAGGAPYSDFVAGSPRFHAKINDLNFMSALHVMHAAYQHLKEAEHGVVVNITSISARRPSPGTAVYGAAKAALESLTTSLAVEWAPDIRVNAVSCGLVATPGSADHYGDAEQFAKVAATIPRGVFATPEEVGQACLLLTSPLASHVTGAVLNVDGGGEWPAFLQHTPNA, from the coding sequence ATGGCGTTCACCATCGACCTGACCGACCAGGTCGTCCTGGTCACCGGCGGCGCACGCGGCGTCGGCGAGGGGATCGTGCGGACCTACCTGGCTGCCGGGGCGCACGTCGAGATCTGCGGTCGCAGCACGCCCGAGAGCCTGAGCGAGGTCGAGGGTCGCAGCTCGCACTTCACGGCCGTGGACGTCCGCGAGTCCGACCAGGTGTCCGCGTGGATCGAGGACATCGTGTCCCGCCGCGGCCGGATCGACGTCGTGGTCAACAACGCCGGTGGGGCGCCGTACTCCGACTTCGTCGCGGGGTCGCCGCGCTTCCACGCCAAGATCAACGACCTCAACTTCATGTCCGCCCTGCACGTCATGCACGCGGCGTACCAGCACCTGAAGGAGGCCGAGCACGGGGTCGTCGTCAACATCACCTCGATCTCGGCCCGCCGCCCGAGCCCCGGCACCGCGGTGTACGGCGCGGCCAAGGCGGCCCTGGAGAGCCTGACCACCAGCCTCGCCGTCGAGTGGGCCCCGGACATCCGGGTCAACGCCGTGAGCTGTGGCCTGGTCGCCACCCCCGGGTCGGCCGACCACTACGGCGACGCCGAGCAGTTCGCCAAGGTGGCCGCCACGATCCCGCGCGGCGTCTTCGCCACGCCCGAGGAGGTCGGCCAGGCCTGCCTGCTGCTGACCTCGCCGCTGGCCAGCCACGTCACCGGCGCGGTGCTCAACGTGGACGGGGGCGGCGAGTGGCCCGCCTTCCTCCAGCACACCCCCAACGCCTGA
- a CDS encoding nuclear transport factor 2 family protein, with protein sequence MSDVSAPQDPAALRLALGDLVHRYAALADQRRTSDLAELFAEDGELVVPTPPERLEPHLELRGRAAIAEHLSVLAGLMLTSHQLVGEVYDALDDNRAVGRVACVAHHLDGERDVVWHLHYDDTYVRESGVWRIRRRELRLDFIHTQRISAHR encoded by the coding sequence ATGTCTGACGTGAGCGCTCCTCAGGATCCAGCGGCGTTGAGGCTCGCTCTCGGCGATCTGGTGCACCGGTACGCCGCGCTGGCCGACCAGCGTCGTACCAGCGACCTGGCCGAGCTGTTCGCCGAGGACGGCGAGCTGGTGGTGCCGACCCCGCCGGAGCGGCTCGAGCCCCATCTGGAGCTGCGCGGCCGGGCGGCCATCGCCGAGCACCTGTCGGTCCTGGCCGGCCTCATGCTGACCTCGCACCAGCTCGTCGGCGAGGTGTACGACGCCCTCGACGACAACCGCGCCGTCGGTCGGGTCGCCTGCGTGGCCCACCACCTCGACGGTGAGCGGGACGTGGTCTGGCACCTGCACTACGACGACACCTACGTCCGGGAGTCGGGCGTCTGGCGGATCCGACGGCGCGAGCTCCGGCTCGACTTCATCCACACCCAACGGATCTCCGCGCACCGCTGA
- a CDS encoding thioesterase family protein, whose amino-acid sequence MPAPPSTPALHSLTFRLSYADTDPAGILYYGAWFPWMERMQSEWFFLNDLRQDQLSERHGFWSVTCHTECDYLVPVGLFDEIRIELRVGRVGKGSFDMVHHMVRTSDGVLVAQALITVVTVTPAGAATPIPAILQRHLDSWARGVALEQEDEHV is encoded by the coding sequence ATGCCAGCACCACCCAGCACGCCGGCCCTGCATTCACTGACCTTCCGGCTCAGCTACGCCGACACCGATCCCGCCGGCATCCTCTACTACGGGGCGTGGTTCCCGTGGATGGAGCGGATGCAGAGCGAGTGGTTCTTCCTCAACGATCTGCGCCAGGACCAGCTCAGCGAGCGGCACGGCTTCTGGTCGGTGACCTGCCACACCGAGTGCGACTACCTCGTACCGGTCGGTCTCTTCGACGAGATCCGGATCGAGCTGCGCGTGGGCCGGGTCGGCAAGGGCTCCTTCGACATGGTCCACCACATGGTGCGCACCAGCGACGGCGTCCTGGTCGCCCAGGCGCTGATCACCGTCGTGACCGTCACGCCGGCCGGCGCGGCGACACCGATCCCGGCGATCCTGCAGCGCCACCTGGACAGCTGGGCGCGCGGCGTCGCGCTGGAGCAGGAGGACGAGCATGTCTGA
- a CDS encoding SDR family oxidoreductase, which yields MTETPAPSTSPRLALVTGASGGLGRAICRRLAEDGHRLALLTRSSRPDDLVEELGDRVVHVEAVDLADGDAVASTLEALVRDLGDVSVAVHAAGPHVPMVHLSRVGPAQFSQQLDSDAKAFFNLMHALLPSLRATRGSMTAVTTAATSRYPTRDGLSSAPKAAVEALVRAFAAEEGRFGVRVNCVGPGMLTDGMAERLIASGDLDERALAVARSNIPLRTFGTAVDIAEAVGFLASDKAGFITGQKLDVDGGYGV from the coding sequence ATGACCGAGACCCCAGCACCCTCGACCTCCCCCCGGCTGGCCCTGGTGACCGGGGCGAGCGGGGGCCTGGGTCGCGCGATCTGCCGCCGTCTCGCCGAGGACGGGCACCGCCTGGCCCTGCTGACCCGCAGCAGCCGTCCCGACGACCTCGTCGAGGAGCTCGGCGACCGGGTGGTGCACGTCGAGGCGGTCGACCTCGCCGACGGCGACGCGGTCGCGTCCACGCTCGAGGCGCTGGTCCGGGACCTGGGTGACGTCTCCGTGGCGGTGCACGCGGCCGGTCCGCACGTCCCGATGGTGCACCTCTCCCGCGTCGGGCCCGCGCAGTTCTCCCAGCAGCTCGACTCCGACGCCAAGGCGTTCTTCAACCTCATGCACGCCCTGCTCCCCTCGCTGCGAGCCACCCGGGGCTCCATGACCGCCGTCACCACGGCGGCCACCTCGCGCTACCCCACCCGCGATGGTCTCTCCTCGGCGCCGAAGGCCGCGGTGGAGGCACTGGTCCGGGCGTTCGCCGCCGAGGAGGGCCGCTTCGGCGTCCGCGTCAACTGCGTGGGTCCGGGGATGCTGACCGACGGGATGGCCGAGCGGCTCATCGCCTCCGGCGACCTGGACGAGCGCGCCCTGGCCGTGGCCCGCTCCAACATCCCGCTGCGCACGTTCGGCACGGCCGTCGACATCGCCGAGGCGGTCGGCTTCCTGGCCTCCGACAAGGCGGGCTTCATCACCGGGCAGAAGCTCGACGTCGACGGCGGGTACGGCGTCTGA
- a CDS encoding acetyl-CoA C-acetyltransferase — protein MPEAVIVSAARSPIGRAYKGSLKDLRPDDLGAQIVEAALAAVPALDRTTVEDLMLGCAQPAGEQAYNLGRMVALRLGLDGVPGTTVHRYCASSLQTTRMALHAIRAGEGDVFVSAGVECVSRFAQGKSDGMPDTRNPVYAEAAERGKERAERGEPWVDPRTQGFVPDAYLAMGETAENVAQLFDVSRRAQDEYAVRSQNLAEAAADRGFWKTDITPVVLADGTVVDTDDGPRRGVTMEKVSSMQPVFRPDGTVTAANCCPLNDGAAALVIMSDTRAKELGITPLARIVASGVSALSPEIMGMGPVEASRQAIARAGISISDIDLVEMNEAFAAQVLPSVDQLGLDLDRVNVNGGAIALGHPFGSTGARMATTLIHGLQERDAQFGLETMCAAGGQGMALVLERLS, from the coding sequence GTGCCCGAAGCAGTCATCGTCTCAGCCGCCCGTTCCCCGATCGGGCGTGCCTACAAGGGGTCGCTGAAGGACCTGCGTCCCGACGACCTCGGCGCCCAGATCGTCGAGGCCGCGCTGGCCGCCGTACCGGCCCTGGACCGTACGACGGTCGAGGACCTGATGCTCGGCTGCGCCCAGCCGGCCGGTGAGCAGGCCTACAACCTGGGCCGGATGGTCGCGCTGCGCCTGGGCCTGGACGGGGTGCCCGGCACCACCGTCCACCGCTACTGCGCCTCGTCGCTGCAGACCACCCGGATGGCCCTGCACGCCATCCGCGCCGGCGAGGGCGACGTCTTCGTCTCGGCCGGGGTCGAGTGCGTCTCGCGCTTCGCCCAGGGCAAGTCCGACGGGATGCCCGACACCCGCAACCCGGTCTACGCCGAGGCCGCCGAGCGGGGCAAGGAGCGCGCCGAGCGGGGTGAGCCGTGGGTCGACCCGCGCACCCAGGGCTTCGTGCCCGACGCCTACCTCGCGATGGGGGAGACGGCCGAGAACGTGGCGCAGCTCTTCGACGTCTCGCGCCGGGCCCAGGACGAGTACGCCGTGCGCAGCCAGAACCTGGCCGAGGCGGCGGCCGACCGGGGCTTCTGGAAGACCGACATCACGCCGGTCGTGCTGGCCGACGGCACCGTGGTCGACACCGACGACGGTCCGCGCCGGGGCGTCACGATGGAGAAGGTCTCGTCGATGCAGCCGGTCTTCCGGCCCGACGGCACCGTCACGGCCGCCAACTGCTGCCCGCTCAACGACGGGGCGGCCGCGCTGGTCATCATGAGCGACACCCGCGCCAAGGAGCTGGGCATCACGCCGCTGGCCCGGATCGTGGCGTCCGGTGTCTCCGCGCTGAGCCCGGAGATCATGGGCATGGGACCGGTCGAGGCGAGCCGGCAGGCGATCGCCCGGGCCGGGATCTCGATCTCCGACATCGACCTGGTCGAGATGAACGAGGCGTTCGCCGCCCAGGTGCTGCCCTCGGTCGACCAGCTCGGTCTCGACCTGGACCGGGTCAACGTCAACGGCGGCGCGATCGCCCTGGGCCACCCCTTCGGGTCCACCGGCGCGCGGATGGCGACCACCCTGATCCACGGCCTGCAGGAGCGCGACGCCCAGTTCGGTCTCGAGACCATGTGCGCGGCCGGCGGCCAGGGCATGGCGCTGGTCCTCGAGCGCCTGAGCTGA
- a CDS encoding SDR family NAD(P)-dependent oxidoreductase, whose translation MSRVSIVSGGALGIGGATSRRLAARGDTVVLNDIDGDAAAATRDEIVAAGGSCVVVVGDIVEPDVVARVVETALGITGRIDVLINNVGDFRPASKDFLRSRPEQWERLHELNLLHVLRLTHAALPHLIEQGGGAAIVNNSTVEAFRGIPGNAVYSAYNAGVSAFTKSLSVEVGRHGIRVNAIAPDLADSEQTPAALMLNGKDPALIPTWVPLGRFGRVEEYAAVIEFLSSDAASYLTGHTIPVDGGTLAASGWYARVDGKGWTNFPLHA comes from the coding sequence ATGAGCAGAGTGAGCATTGTCAGCGGGGGCGCACTCGGTATCGGCGGGGCCACCTCGCGACGTCTCGCGGCCCGCGGGGACACCGTGGTGCTCAACGACATCGACGGGGACGCGGCCGCGGCGACCCGGGACGAGATCGTCGCCGCCGGGGGCAGCTGTGTCGTCGTGGTCGGCGACATCGTCGAGCCCGACGTCGTGGCGCGCGTCGTGGAGACCGCGCTCGGGATCACCGGGCGCATCGACGTCCTGATCAACAACGTCGGCGACTTCCGACCCGCGTCCAAGGACTTCCTGCGCAGCCGTCCGGAGCAGTGGGAGCGACTGCACGAGCTCAACCTCCTCCACGTGCTGCGGCTGACCCACGCGGCACTGCCGCACCTGATCGAGCAGGGCGGCGGCGCGGCGATCGTGAACAACTCGACCGTCGAGGCCTTCCGGGGCATCCCCGGCAACGCCGTCTACTCGGCGTACAACGCCGGCGTCTCGGCGTTCACCAAGAGCCTGTCCGTGGAGGTGGGCCGCCACGGCATCCGGGTCAACGCCATCGCACCCGACCTGGCCGACAGCGAGCAGACCCCGGCCGCGCTGATGCTCAACGGCAAGGACCCGGCCCTCATCCCCACCTGGGTGCCGCTGGGTCGCTTCGGTCGGGTCGAGGAGTACGCCGCCGTGATCGAGTTCCTCTCCTCCGATGCCGCGTCCTACCTGACCGGCCACACCATCCCCGTCGACGGGGGCACCCTCGCGGCGTCCGGGTGGTACGCCCGGGTCGACGGCAAGGGCTGGACCAACTTCCCCCTGCACGCCTGA
- a CDS encoding AMP-binding protein — protein sequence MSSPHTIPALLDHGAAKFDSSPAVVDGDFRLSYAELAVEVRRTARAYLAVGVRPGDRVAVWAPNRGEFILALLGAQVIGASVVPLNTRYRGHEARTVLDRSRASVLVVCNGFLGTDYLAMLTESAEPGAAAGEHPVAGLPHLHTVVDIDAGGKAGTLAWAEFLAGAEQVSTDQLAEAEATVTPDTICDILYTSGTTGIPKGVMSAHHQTTGVAQVWATGASLTEADRYAVVNPFFHGFGYKAGIVAALCAGTSIHPVLTFDPAGLMELVERERITVLPGAPTIFLTLINHPRLRDFDLSSLRFAIAGASSVPETLFEEMLDVLGFETVAQAYGLTECVVATQSRPGEDPRHVAETTGPACPGIEIRIVDAEGADLPVGSDGEILLRGDNVMLGYFEDEEATAAVIDSERWFHTGDVGRLDEHGCLKITDRIKDMFIVGGFNVYPAEVESVLCSHPDIVEAAVIGVPDDRMGAVGRAYVALRPGAQIDEAAVAAYCKDRLANFKVPRELVVIGEFPRNASGKILKKDLRTEA from the coding sequence TTGTCCAGCCCTCACACCATCCCTGCCCTGCTCGACCATGGTGCGGCGAAATTCGACTCCAGTCCCGCTGTCGTGGACGGTGACTTCCGCCTGTCCTACGCCGAGCTGGCCGTCGAGGTCCGTCGTACCGCTCGGGCCTACCTGGCCGTGGGCGTCCGGCCCGGTGACCGGGTCGCCGTCTGGGCGCCCAACCGCGGCGAGTTCATCCTGGCCCTGCTCGGCGCCCAGGTCATCGGCGCCTCGGTGGTGCCGCTCAACACGCGCTACCGCGGGCACGAGGCCCGGACGGTGCTCGACCGCTCCCGCGCCAGCGTGCTGGTCGTCTGCAACGGGTTCCTCGGCACCGACTACCTCGCCATGCTGACGGAGTCCGCCGAGCCGGGCGCGGCGGCCGGGGAGCACCCCGTCGCCGGTCTCCCCCACCTGCACACGGTGGTGGACATCGACGCCGGCGGCAAGGCGGGCACCCTGGCCTGGGCGGAGTTCCTGGCCGGCGCGGAGCAGGTCTCCACCGACCAGCTCGCCGAGGCCGAGGCGACCGTCACCCCGGACACCATCTGCGACATCCTCTACACCTCCGGCACGACGGGGATCCCCAAGGGCGTGATGAGCGCGCACCACCAGACCACGGGCGTGGCCCAGGTCTGGGCCACCGGGGCCTCCCTGACCGAGGCCGACCGGTACGCCGTGGTGAACCCGTTCTTCCACGGCTTCGGCTACAAGGCCGGGATCGTCGCGGCCCTGTGCGCCGGCACGTCGATCCACCCGGTGCTCACCTTCGACCCGGCCGGTCTGATGGAGCTCGTCGAGCGCGAGCGGATCACCGTGCTGCCGGGGGCGCCGACGATCTTCCTGACCCTGATCAACCACCCGCGGCTGCGCGACTTCGACCTCTCGTCGCTGCGCTTCGCGATCGCCGGCGCCTCCTCGGTGCCCGAGACCCTCTTCGAGGAGATGCTCGACGTCCTCGGCTTCGAGACCGTGGCCCAGGCCTACGGCCTGACCGAGTGTGTCGTGGCCACCCAGTCGCGACCCGGCGAGGACCCGCGCCACGTCGCGGAGACCACCGGCCCGGCCTGTCCCGGCATCGAGATCCGGATCGTCGACGCCGAGGGGGCCGACCTGCCGGTGGGCTCCGACGGGGAGATCCTGCTGCGCGGGGACAACGTGATGCTGGGCTACTTCGAGGACGAGGAGGCGACGGCGGCCGTCATCGACTCCGAGCGCTGGTTCCACACCGGGGACGTCGGGCGGCTCGACGAGCACGGGTGCCTCAAGATCACCGACCGGATCAAGGACATGTTCATCGTCGGCGGCTTCAACGTCTACCCGGCCGAGGTCGAGAGCGTGCTGTGCAGCCACCCGGACATCGTCGAGGCGGCGGTGATCGGCGTCCCGGACGACCGGATGGGCGCCGTCGGCCGGGCGTACGTCGCGCTGCGGCCGGGTGCGCAGATCGACGAGGCCGCGGTCGCGGCGTACTGCAAGGACCGGCTGGCCAACTTCAAGGTGCCGCGCGAGCTCGTGGTGATCGGCGAGTTCCCCCGCAACGCCAGCGGCAAGATCCTCAAGAAGGACCTGCGCACCGAGGCCTGA